From a region of the Lactuca sativa cultivar Salinas chromosome 4, Lsat_Salinas_v11, whole genome shotgun sequence genome:
- the LOC111907033 gene encoding pachytene checkpoint protein 2 homolog: protein MEMTTSTPMEISVQIVTNGDAPHEQTDAVPDSAVDSSPPPAVAEDKILISVEVCLKPSSTARTEDVKLAVERMLENRNLSYIDGPIDIPQDDTFLKDNVQRICICDTEERVTNHGILLFWQVKPLVHVFQLSEEGPCEDLDGDNQLSSFSEWMLPAKDFDGMWESLVYESGLKQRLLKYAASALLFTEKGVDPLLVSWNRIILLHGPPGTGKTSLCKALAQKLSIRFSSRYPHSQLVEVNAHSLFSKWFSESGKLVAKLFQKIQEMVEEDNTLVFVLIDEVESLAAARKAALSGSEPSDSIRVVNALLTQMDKLKSSPNVIILTTSNITAAIDIAFVDRADIKAYVGPPTLQARYEILRSCFQELLRTGILSTSQDDDNELILPNYASLKDKLNSATPQGSEYHLNIWRHLMEAAEACEGLSGRSLRKLPFLAHANGECDDLTKFLQTMISTINRERSEIPD, encoded by the exons ATGGAAATGACAACGAGTACTCCAATGGAGATCTCCGTTCAAATTGTCACCAATGGAGACGCCCCTCACGAACAGACGGACGCCGTCCCTGATTCCGCAGTAGATTCTTCCCCACCACCGGCTGTGGCGGAAGACAAAATCCTCATTTCAG TTGAAGTTTGCTTGAAGCCTTCTAGCACAGCTCGAACGGAGGATGTGAAATTAGCTGTTGAAAG AATGCTGGAAAATAGGAATTTAAGCTATATTGATGGTCCAATCGATATACCTCAGGATGACACCTTTTTGAAAGACAATGTGCAAAGAATATGTATTTGTGACACAG AGGAACGGGTCACAAACCATGGTATTTTGTTGTTTTGGCAAGTCAAACCTCTTGTGCATGTCTTTCAG CTTAGTGAAGAGGGACCTTGTGAAGATTTAGATGGGGATAACCAACTTTCCAGCTTTAGTGAATGGATGCTTCCTGCAAAGGACTTTGATGGCATGTGGGAAAG CTTAGTTTATGAATCTGGTCTCAAGCAACGCTTACTAAAATATGCAGCAAGTGCTTTACTTTTCACTGAAAAGGGTGTTGACCCTTTACTTGTATCATGGAACCG TATCATTCTTCTACATGGTCCTCCAGGAACAGGCAAAACATCATTATGCAAAGCCCTAGCACAGAAACTGTCAATACGTTTTAGCTCCAG ATATCCACATAGTCAGCTCGTGGAAGTCAATGCACATTCATTGTTCAGTAAATGGTTTTCTGAAAGTGGCAAATTG GTTGCcaaactttttcagaaaattcaagAAATGGTGGAGGAAGACAACACTCTGGTATTCGTTTTGATTG ATGAAGTTGAAAGCCTAGCAGCAGCAAGAAAAGCTGCTTTATCTGGCTCAGAACCTTCAGATTCTATAAGG GTGGTTAATGCTCTACTGACTCAAATGGACAAATTAAAGTCCTCACCAAATGTCATCATTCTCACCACATCCAACATAACAGCTGCTAtcg ATATTGCATTTGTTGATCGAGCCGATATAAAAGCATACGTGGGCCCACCTACTCTACAAGCACGATATGAAATACTAAGATCCTGTTTTCAGGAGCTTTTAAGAACCGGAATTTTGTCCACTTCTCag GATGATGACAATGAGTTAATTCTTCCGAATTATGCTTCTTTAAAAGACAAGCTAAATTCAGCAACACCACAAGGCTCTGAATACCACTTGAACATATGGAGGCATTTGATGGAAGCTGCTGAAGCATGTGAA gGATTGAGTGGAAGATCATTAAGGAAGCTTCCATTTTTGGCTCATGCGAATGGTGAATGTGATGACCTCACAAAGTTCTTGCAAACAATGATCAGCACTATCAACAGGGAGCGATCTGAGATACCTGATTAA